One region of Juglans regia cultivar Chandler chromosome 4, Walnut 2.0, whole genome shotgun sequence genomic DNA includes:
- the LOC109012041 gene encoding uncharacterized protein DDB_G0271670-like, which yields MEGRKQAASSSSSSSSSSSSSSSLTAELFGFKESPSSSTGIFGSIFAPSSKVLGRDSLHSEIAGRKQDSKNDSWQKKPGADDTFKTIDGTSESMPDRDMSSIYQDQRVQPCHLSSSIYYGGQDIYSHPPSTQSSLYKKDGGEDDSGSASRGNWWQGSLYY from the exons ATGGAAGGGAGGAAGCAAGCcgcgtcgtcgtcgtcgtcgtcatcatcatcatcatcttcttcttcttccttgacAGCTGAGCTTTTCGGATTCAAAGAGTCGCCATCGTCTTCAACGGGGATTTTTGGGTCTATCTTTGCTCCTTCGTCCAAG GTGCTAGGCAGGGACTCTCTGCACTCTGAGATTGCTGGGAGAAAGCAGGATTCGAAGAACGATTCATGGCAGAAAAAACCTGGAGCAG ACGATACCTTTAAAACCATTGATGGCACAAGCGAGAGCATGCCAGATCGAGACATGAGTTCCATTTATCAGGATCAAAGAGTACAGCCATGTCATCTCAGTTCATCAATCTATTATGGTGGCCAAGACATCTATTCTCATCCCCCGAGTACCCAGAGCTCTTTG TATAAGAAAGATGGGGGAGAAGATGATTCAGGGAGTGCTTCAAGAGGAAACTGGTGGCAAG GGTCTCTCTATTATTAA
- the LOC109012042 gene encoding putative DEAD-box ATP-dependent RNA helicase 33, with protein sequence MSILQNSLSIQTLPQQLSFSKALTGPTLVFFRPKLSYPFLQSQSITTKTTTIRMGGGPRTYPGGVSKWQWKRMQAKKSKQLLKARLCRERQIYEMRKRAELKAAVSELERPWEVVERAPNLLSVDADEQVKVLADRFQRPGGFDLWTERDGPQLFNTVDDLPSARFFPKGVVHSIKPYRRNAGFDELNGVEEGLRSVSGNGGAVGEQKNAFKSNRRSIVRKSTGASSSEWEGQSLDGSETKGSYRKSNLEASGVNSGKGKTSNGKLRKNENRRFASASSNGSSGLNYGQVGFDRKQRGNGSIKRGYELNDSHSDVYDMNLQEDGRFKFQPKNGR encoded by the coding sequence ATGTCAATTCTCCAAAACTCTCTCTCAATTCAGACCCTCCCGCAACAGCTCTCATTCTCTAAGGCTTTGACCGGTCCGACCCTCGTATTCTTCCGCCCGAAACTCTCGTACCCTTTTCTCCAAAGCCAATCCATCACAACCAAAACGACGACGATTCGGATGGGTGGAGGGCCCAGGACCTACCCGGGCGGCGTCTCCAAGTGGCAGTGGAAGCGAATGCAGGCTAAGAAATCCAAGCAGCTCCTCAAGGCCCGCCTCTGCCGCGAGCGCCAGATTTACGAGATGCGCAAGCGAGCCGAACTCAAGGCAGCTGTGTCTGAGCTGGAGAGGCCCTGGGAGGTCGTCGAGAGGGCCCCTAACTTGTTATCCGTCGACGCAGACGAGCAAGTGAAAGTCTTGGCCGACAGGTTCCAGAGGCCTGGCGGTTTTGACTTGTGGACCGAGAGGGACGGCCCCCAATTGTTCAATACCGTAGATGACCTACCCTCGGCCAGGTTTTTCCCTAAAGGGGTTGTTCACAGTATTAAACCCTATCGAAGAAATGCTGGGTTTGATGAATTAAACGGTGTCGAGGAGGGTTTGCGATCGGTTTCTGGAAATGGCGGGGCAGTGGGAGAACAAAAAAATGCGTTTAAGAGTAACAGGAGAAGTATTGTGAGGAAATCGACAGGTGCGTCTTCTAGTGAATGGGAGGGCCAGAGCTTAGATGGCTCGGAAACGAAGGGTTCTTATCGGAAAAGTAATTTGGAAGCATCGGGGGTGAATAGCGGAAAGGGGAAGACAAGTAATGGGAAATTAAGGAAGAATGAGAATAGGAGGTTTGCGAGTGCGAGTTCGAATGGTTCGAGTGGGTTGAATTATGGACAAGTAGGCTTTGATAGGAAACAGAGAGGGAACGGTTCCATTAAG
- the LOC109012049 gene encoding uncharacterized protein LOC109012049, translating to MEAPMKFICLLGLLVIVSTAGPDSVDGASACGKSTPDNEAFKLAPCAEAAQDEAAAVSDNCCLQVKRIGQNPSCLCAVLLSNTAKSSGIKAEVAITIPKRCNIANRPVGYKCGPYTLP from the exons ATGGAGGCTCCAATGAAGTTCATCTGCCTTTTGGGATTGCTTGTCATTGTCAGCACGGCTGGGCCAGACTCGGTTGATGGGGCAAGCGCATGTGGGAAATCTACTCCAGACAATGAGGCTTTCAAGCTTGCTCCTTGTGCAGAGGCGGCACAGGATGAGGCAGCAGCTGTTTCTGACAATTGCTGCCTCCAGGTGAAGAGAATAGGCCAAAACCCAAGTTGTCTATGTGCCGTCTTGCTTTCTAACACTGCCAAAAGCTCAGGAATCAAGGCTGAGGTTGCTATCACCATCCCCAAGCGCTGCAACATTGCAAACCGTCCAGTCGGATACAAGTGCGGAC CGTACACGTTGCCTTGA
- the LOC109012040 gene encoding rop guanine nucleotide exchange factor 7-like, whose product MDTAFNHQQERQGTQQQNQHLKLCLPLGRFRSFDNRNPFCVIRFWVSKSLRNLYRRVCFSKGFCLRGLRYNGMVVNNSVFCASSGLVEEGKAVMEVLTENNEGIEEGNEQCKENVSQDHALAYLVEEELRESSSSSDIFSSETTGHEKQSHSSSESSSPTSLGWPIQKAEVSFFTSTNGNEAEGKPQSGDRVFEKQGSEISEIEMMKERFSKLLLGEDMSGCGNGVCTSLAISNAITNLCATLFGQLWRLEPLPSEKKRMWRREMDWLLCVSDYMVELIPTWQTFPDGSKLEVMTCRPRPDLYVNLPALRKLDNMLLEILDSFVDTEFWYVDQGILAPEVDGSSSFRRALPRQEEKWWLPLPQVPLGGLHENSRKQLQHKRDCTNQILKAAMAINNIALADMEVPESYLEALPKNGRASLGDLIYRYISSDQFSPECLLDCLDLSSEHQAIEVANRVEASMFVFHKRTTSKPANNATRSNSKSSWEMVKELMVDAEKRELLAERAETLLLCLKQRLPGLPQTTLDMSKIQYNKDVGKSILESYSRVLESLAFNIVARIDDLLYVDDFAKQSDQFSSLSKAGVIAHKSIPISFPVPVSSSPYKTAFTTPCFSPSQRFSPGKGERSPLITSSKIPHRGIGVKKVLTDYLSIDANLENFEIPIDRSDTRPNTLREAAASQTGIESAGC is encoded by the exons ATGGATACAGCTTTCAACCACCAACAAGAAAGACAAGGAACTCAGCAGCAAAATCAGCACCTCAAGCTTTGTCTGCCATTGGGGAGGTTCAGAAGCTTTGATAACCGGAACCCGTTTTGCGTTATAAGGTTTTGGGTATCAAAGTCTCTCCGGAATTTGTATCGCAGAGTTTGTTTCTCAAAAGGGTTTTGCTTGAGAGGGCTTCGGTATAATGGTATGGTGGTAAACAACTCTGTTTTTTGTGCTTCGTCCGGTCTTGTTGAAGAAGGGAAAGCTGTAATGGAGGTTTTGACTGAAAATAATGAAGGCATTGAAGAAGGAAATGAACAGTGCAAGGAAAACGTTAGTCAGGATCATGCATTAGCGTATTTGGTTGAAGAAGAGCTCCGTGAGAGCAGTTCGAGCTCTGATATTTTCTCGTCTGAGACGACAGGCCATGAGAAACAGAGTCATAGCAGCTCCGAGTCATCTTCTCCAACTTCATTGGGTTGGCCTATTCAGAAAGCTGAAGTATCTTTTTTCACTAGTACCAATGGTAATGAAGCTGAGGGGAAACCCCAGTCGGGCGATAGAGTATTCGAAAAACAAGGTTCAGAAATATcag AGATTGAAATGATGAAggaaagattttcaaaattgttgCTTGGAGAAGACATGTCAGGTTGTGGAAATGGGGTTTGCACGTCATTGGCTATTTCAAATGCCATTACTAATCTTTGTG CCACTCTATTTGGGCAACTATGGAGATTGGAACCTCTACCCTCTGAGAAAAAAAGGATGTGGCGAAGGGAGATGGATTGGCTTCTTTGTGTTAGCGATTACATGGTCGAGTTGATACCTACTTGGCAGACATTTCCAGATGGCAGCAAACTCGag GTCATGACTTGCAGACCCCGCCCAGATCTTTATGTTAATCTTCCGGCCCTACGTAAATTGGATAACATGCTTCTT GAAATATTAGATAGCTTTGTCGATACAGAGTTCTGGTATGTTGACCAGGGTATTCTGGCCCCAGAGGTGGATGGGTCATCCTCATTTCGAAGAGCACTTCCACGCCAAGAGGAGAAGTGGTGGTTGCCTTTGCCCCAAGTGCCTCTTGGCGGCCTCCACGAAAATTCAAGAAAGCAGTTGCAGCACAAGCGTGACTGCACAAACCAAATCTTAAAAGCTGCCATGGCTATCAACAATATTGCTTTAGCTGATATGGAAGTCCCTGAATCATATTTGGAAGCTCTTCCGAAG AATGGAAGAGCTAGCTTGGGAGACCTCATTTATCGATATATTTCATCAGATCAATTTTCTCCTGAATGTCTACTTGATTGCCTCGACTTATCTTCAGAACATCAAGCTATTGAAGTTGCTAATCGAGTGGAGGCCTCAATGTTTGTGTTCCACAAAAGGACAACCTCAAAACCTGCCAATAATGCAACCCGATCCAACTCAAAGTCATCATGGGAAATGGTTAAGGAGCTGATGGTTGATGCAGAAAAAAGGGAATTGCTAGCAGAAAGAGCAGAAACCTTACTACTTTGCTTGAAGCAGCGATTACCGGGTCTCCCACAGACAACCTTAGATATGAGTAAAATCCAATACAACAAG GATGTTGGGAAATCAATTCTCGAGAGCTACTCGAGAGTGTTGGAGAGCCTGGCCTTCAATATTGTAGCACGTATTGACGATCTTCTATACGTGGATGACTTCGCTAAGCAATCAGATCAATTCTCATCACTCTCCAAAGCTGGTGTGATTGCTCACAAGAGCATTCCGATATCATTTCCAGTGCCTGTCTCAAGCAGTCCATATAAAACAGCTTTCACCACACCATGCTTTTCACCATCACAACGATTTAGCCCTGGAAAGGGAGAAAGATCGCCACTCATCACTAGCAGCAAGATTCCACATCGTGGGATCGGAGTGAAAAAGGTTCTAACAGATTATCTAAGTATTGATGCCAATCtagagaattttgaaattcCTATTGATAGATCAGATACTAGACCCAACACATTACGAGAAGCGGCAGCATCTCAAACTGGAATTGAATCTGCTGGCTGTTAA